The following are encoded together in the Juglans microcarpa x Juglans regia isolate MS1-56 chromosome 2D, Jm3101_v1.0, whole genome shotgun sequence genome:
- the LOC121250850 gene encoding peroxiredoxin Q, chloroplastic-like yields MATLTLPKHSILSLLPTQSPTHPLSHNFPILSKSSQSQFYGLQVSYSSSLSIPSFSSMKGSISAKVNKGTVPPSFTLKDQDGRNVSLSKFKGKPVVVYFYPADETPGCTKQACAFRDSYEKFKKAGAEVVGISGDDSSSHKAFAKKYRLPFTLLSDEGNKVRKDWGVPADLFGTLPGRQTYVLDKKGVVQLVYNNQFQPEKHIDETLKLLQSL; encoded by the exons ATGGCTACCCTCACTCTCCCAAAGCACTCTATTCTCTCTCTGCTACCCACCCAAAGTCCCACACACCCATTGTCTCACAACTTCCCAATACTCTCCAAGTCATCACAATCTCAGTTTTATGGCCTCCAGGTCTCTTATTCTTCCTCTCTTTCAATCCCCTCATTTTCTTCGATGAAGGGTTCCATTTCTGCCAAG GTGAACAAAGGTACGGTCCCACCATCGTTCACATTGAAAGATCAGGATGGAAGGAATGTGAGTCTCTCCAAATTCAAAGGCAAGCCAGTGGTTGTCTATTTCTACCCTGCAGATGAGACCCCTGGCTGCACAAAACAG GCTTGTGCTTTCAGGGATTCTTACGAGAAATTTAAGAAAGCAGGCGCTGAGGTTGTTGGGATTAGTGGTGATGATTCATCGTCTCACAAG GCTTTTGCAAAGAAATATAGGCTTCCTTTCACTTTGCTTAGTGACGAGGGAAATAAGGTGAGGAAAGATTGGGGAGTGCCTGCAGATCTGTTTGGAACACTGCCTGGGAGACAGACTTACGTTCTTGACAAGAAAGGGGTGGTTCAGCTCGTCTACAACAACCAGTTTCAACCCGAAAAACATATCGATGAGACCTTGAAACTACTTCAAAGTCTTTGA